The following are from one region of the Muntiacus reevesi chromosome 3, mMunRee1.1, whole genome shotgun sequence genome:
- the MAPRE3 gene encoding microtubule-associated protein RP/EB family member 3 isoform X2, whose protein sequence is MAVNVYSTSVTSENLSRHDMLAWVNDSLHLNYTKIEQLCSGAAYCQFMDMLFPGCVHLRKVKFQAKLEHEYIHNFKVLQAAFKKMGVDKIIPVEKLVKGKFQDNFEFIQWFKKFFDANYDGKDYNPLLARQGQDVAPPPNPVPQRTSPTGPKNMQTSGRLSNVAPPCILRKNPPSARNGGHETDAQILELNQQLLDLKLTVDGLEKERDFYFSKLRDIELICQEHESENSPVISGIIGILYATEEGFAPPEDDEIEEHQQEDQDEY, encoded by the exons ATGGCCGTCAATGTGTACTCCACATCCGTGACCAGTGAGAATCTGAGTCGCCATGATATGCTTGCGTGGGTCAACGACTCCCTGCACCTCAACTATACCAAGATAGAACAGCTCTGCTCAG GGGCAGCCTACTGCCAGTTCATGGACATGCTCTTCCCTGGCTGTGTGCACTTGAGGAAGGTGAAGTTCCAGGCCAAGCTAGAGCACGAATACATCCACAACTTCAAGGTGCTGCAAGCAGCTTTCAAGAAGATGGGTGTTGACAAA ATCATTCCTGTAGAGAAATTAGTGAAaggaaaattccaagataattttgagtttattcagTGGTTTAAGAAATTCTTTGACGCAAACTATGATGGAAAGGATTACAACCCTCTGCTGGCGCGGCAGGGCCAGGACGTAGCACCACCTCCTAACCCAG TTCCACAGAGGACATCCCCCACAGGCCCCAAAAATATGCAGACCTCCGGCCGGCTGAGCAACGTGGCTCCCCCCTGTATCCTCCGGAAGAATCCTCCATCAGCCCGAAATGGTGGCCACGAGACCGATGCCCAGATTCTTGAGCTCAACCAGCAA CTACTGGATTTGAAGCTAACGGTGGATGGACTGGAGAAGGAGCGTGACTTCTACTTCAGCAAACTTCGAGACATTGAGCTCATCTGCCAGGAACACGAAAGTGAGAACAGCCCCGTCATCTCGGGCATCATTGGCATCCTCTACGCCACCGAG GAAGGATTTGCACCCCCTGAAGACGATGAGATTGAGGAACACCAACAGGAAGACCAGGACGAGTACTGA
- the MAPRE3 gene encoding microtubule-associated protein RP/EB family member 3 isoform X1, whose product MAVNVYSTSVTSENLSRHDMLAWVNDSLHLNYTKIEQLCSGAAYCQFMDMLFPGCVHLRKVKFQAKLEHEYIHNFKVLQAAFKKMGVDKIIPVEKLVKGKFQDNFEFIQWFKKFFDANYDGKDYNPLLARQGQDVAPPPNPGDQIFNKSKKLIGTAVPQRTSPTGPKNMQTSGRLSNVAPPCILRKNPPSARNGGHETDAQILELNQQLLDLKLTVDGLEKERDFYFSKLRDIELICQEHESENSPVISGIIGILYATEEGFAPPEDDEIEEHQQEDQDEY is encoded by the exons ATGGCCGTCAATGTGTACTCCACATCCGTGACCAGTGAGAATCTGAGTCGCCATGATATGCTTGCGTGGGTCAACGACTCCCTGCACCTCAACTATACCAAGATAGAACAGCTCTGCTCAG GGGCAGCCTACTGCCAGTTCATGGACATGCTCTTCCCTGGCTGTGTGCACTTGAGGAAGGTGAAGTTCCAGGCCAAGCTAGAGCACGAATACATCCACAACTTCAAGGTGCTGCAAGCAGCTTTCAAGAAGATGGGTGTTGACAAA ATCATTCCTGTAGAGAAATTAGTGAAaggaaaattccaagataattttgagtttattcagTGGTTTAAGAAATTCTTTGACGCAAACTATGATGGAAAGGATTACAACCCTCTGCTGGCGCGGCAGGGCCAGGACGTAGCACCACCTCCTAACCCAGGTGATCAGATCTTCAACAAATCCAAGAAACTCATTGGCACAGCAG TTCCACAGAGGACATCCCCCACAGGCCCCAAAAATATGCAGACCTCCGGCCGGCTGAGCAACGTGGCTCCCCCCTGTATCCTCCGGAAGAATCCTCCATCAGCCCGAAATGGTGGCCACGAGACCGATGCCCAGATTCTTGAGCTCAACCAGCAA CTACTGGATTTGAAGCTAACGGTGGATGGACTGGAGAAGGAGCGTGACTTCTACTTCAGCAAACTTCGAGACATTGAGCTCATCTGCCAGGAACACGAAAGTGAGAACAGCCCCGTCATCTCGGGCATCATTGGCATCCTCTACGCCACCGAG GAAGGATTTGCACCCCCTGAAGACGATGAGATTGAGGAACACCAACAGGAAGACCAGGACGAGTACTGA